TGCTCAAACATGGCCCCAGTCTCGCAGTTCCGGGTCCAGCCAGCTAGGGGTTTACGGCGATGGCGTTTTCGAGGCGTTCCACCTTGGCCGTGAGTTCACCGGAGTAGCCGGGGCGGATGTCCGCTTTGATGACAAGGGAGACGCGGCTGCCGAACTGGCCGACGGCCTCCGTGGCGCGCTTGACTACAGCGAACACCTCGTCCCATTCGCCCTCGATGGTGGTGAACATGGAGTCGGTCTGGTTGGGCAGGCCGGACTCACGGACGATCTTGACGGCGGCGGCAACGGCGTCGTGGACGGAGGCGTCCGGCGATTGTGGGCGGGTTGCGCCGTCCGCATCTGCGGGCTGGCTGGCGGGAATTCCGGAGGGGGCGACTGAGAATGCAAGCAACATAAAGCCAGTCTGCCACGGCCGGAACGCAGGTCTCGGTCTCGCGAATACGTCATATAACCTGCTACCAACCAGTAACGCGGGTGCTCAGCCACAGCGTTGCTAACCTTGAATGATGAACCTCGCAGTAGACCGCAAGCCCCTTCGTGCTGATGCTGCGCGCAACGTCGACAAAATTATTACCGCGGCCCGCCAATGCTTCCGGGAGCTTGGCCCCGATGTGCCGCTGCAGACCATCGCCGCGACCGCCGGTGTAGGCCCCGCCACACTTTTCCGGAATTTTGCGGACAAGGAAGAACTGGTCCTGGCGGCGTTGAACCGCCAGCTGCGGATCACCGTGGATCCGGTTATCGATGAAGCCCTTGCCGGTCCCGATGCCGCCTCAGGCCTGCTCCGGGTGATCGACTCCGTGATGGCCGCAGCCAGCGAAAACGCCAACCTGCTGGGCGCGGTGGCAGGCCGCCGTGAACTTCTCACCGGGATCACGGGAAGCCTGATCGAATCCGTGGGCGTGCTGCTGGGGCGCGGGCAGGGACAGGGCACGCTCCGTAGCGACATTTCGATGACTGACATGATCCGGCTTCTGGCCATGCTGATCGGTGTGGTTGACACCA
This genomic interval from Micrococcaceae bacterium Sec5.7 contains the following:
- a CDS encoding TetR/AcrR family transcriptional regulator, with the translated sequence MNLAVDRKPLRADAARNVDKIITAARQCFRELGPDVPLQTIAATAGVGPATLFRNFADKEELVLAALNRQLRITVDPVIDEALAGPDAASGLLRVIDSVMAAASENANLLGAVAGRRELLTGITGSLIESVGVLLGRGQGQGTLRSDISMTDMIRLLAMLIGVVDTMEPGSDAWRRPVALVEDAIRAERPNRPLPPQVPLPGMPFA
- a CDS encoding thiamine-binding protein, with amino-acid sequence MLLAFSVAPSGIPASQPADADGATRPQSPDASVHDAVAAAVKIVRESGLPNQTDSMFTTIEGEWDEVFAVVKRATEAVGQFGSRVSLVIKADIRPGYSGELTAKVERLENAIAVNP